One genomic window of Cannabis sativa cultivar Pink pepper isolate KNU-18-1 chromosome 2, ASM2916894v1, whole genome shotgun sequence includes the following:
- the LOC115720453 gene encoding uncharacterized protein LOC115720453: protein MAPSVNVTVDSPLPPLSKPPGSRGTHFSPPSSSSRRHVLFSDQTSNGTDLYSTTATNKRTSRKCRSCWLGCLAWSAMVTFAFVLVLLLFTIIAASFLNSLIPEISLHSIKFENMRAIHPSSPRRKPSIAADMVYVMRFTNNNEKTTVSFSSLTVVALWKGSKLGEAVIGAFTEKPKSRKELSLRTRVENGEKDDAYSFDAGLMTDENSVIDLLFEGVFGFKNGQFELKGVPMIVSCSLKHSDAMAHRSSLCSVRYCFHRKIVDN from the coding sequence ATGGCGCCTTCAGTCAACGTCACAGTAGATTCGCCATTGCCACCACTCTCCAAACCTCCAGGAAGCCGCGGGACCCACTTCTCACCGCCATCATCATCATCGCGCCGCCACGTTCTCTTCTCCGATCAAACCTCGAACGGTACCGATCTCTATTCCACAACAGCAACAAACAAACGCACCAGCAGAAAATGCCGCTCCTGTTGGCTTGGTTGCTTAGCCTGGTCAGCTATGGTGACCTTCGCCTTCGTACTCGTTCTCCTCCTGTTCACAATCATAGCCGCCTCATTTCTCAACTCCTTGATTCCAGAGATCTCGCTTCACAGCATCAAATTCGAAAATATGAGAGCTATTCACCCGAGTTCTCCCAGGCGAAAACCCTCAATCGCAGCGGATATGGTGTACGTGATGAGATTCACTAATAATAATGAGAAAACGACAGTGAGTTTCAGTTCGTTGACGGTGGTGGCTCTGTGGAAGGGGAGCAAATTGGGGGAAGCTGTGATCGGTGCTTTTACTGAGAAACCTAAATCGAGGAAGGAATTGAGTCTGCGAACGAGAGTTGAGAATGGAGAGAAGGACGATGCTTATTCTTTCGATGCAGGTTTGATGACTGATGAGAATTCTGTGATTGATTTGTTGTTTGAAGGAGTTTTTGGTTTCAAAAATGGTCAGTTTGAATTGAAAGGGGTTCCTATGATCGTTTCTTGTAGTCTCAAACATTCTGATGCTATGGCCCATAGATCTTCTCTTTGTTCTGTTCGCTACTGCTTTCATCGAAAAATCGTtgacaattaa